A section of the Polynucleobacter sp. AP-Jannik-300A-C4 genome encodes:
- a CDS encoding STAS-like domain-containing protein, with amino-acid sequence MSKPSRLNQLIASVTEDVVAHPADLTRHYMGKLNISRVGANNYIKQLEEQGWIARSGPSTRPLFSPGYQRHVSRLYEIENLEEDLVWAKEFRPYFSLAPNVFNIVNHGFTEMLNNAIDHSGGSEVFIWARQTETRFTLAISDNGIGIFAKIATALNLPDMRQALFELSKGKFTTDPSRHSGEGVFFTSRMFDWFEINANNLEFHHDQKLVEDVLHEAKGIFPDGTVVFMSIALDSMRTTADVYAEYTNAPDDFDFSKTVVPMKLAQYGEEHLVSRSQAKRLIARFDRFKRVVLNFDGVQEIGQAFADEIFRVYANEHPDVELIPEKMTKQVQGMWLRAVAPRI; translated from the coding sequence ATGTCTAAACCATCAAGACTTAATCAACTTATAGCAAGCGTAACCGAGGATGTTGTAGCACATCCCGCTGATCTGACGCGCCATTACATGGGTAAGCTGAATATTTCCAGGGTTGGCGCAAATAACTATATTAAACAGCTAGAGGAGCAGGGTTGGATTGCCAGAAGTGGGCCATCTACAAGGCCTTTGTTTAGTCCTGGGTATCAAAGGCATGTCTCAAGGCTCTACGAAATCGAAAATCTTGAGGAGGATCTGGTTTGGGCTAAGGAATTTAGGCCATATTTCAGCCTTGCACCAAATGTCTTTAATATCGTAAATCATGGCTTTACCGAGATGTTAAATAATGCAATTGACCACTCTGGAGGGAGTGAGGTTTTTATTTGGGCTCGGCAAACCGAAACCCGTTTTACATTGGCTATATCTGACAATGGAATTGGCATATTCGCAAAAATCGCTACCGCACTTAATTTGCCAGATATGCGACAAGCTCTTTTTGAGCTGTCAAAGGGTAAATTTACAACCGACCCAAGTAGGCATAGTGGTGAGGGCGTATTTTTTACTTCTCGGATGTTTGATTGGTTTGAAATAAATGCTAATAACTTAGAGTTCCATCACGATCAAAAGCTTGTGGAGGATGTATTGCATGAAGCAAAGGGGATATTTCCTGATGGAACAGTTGTCTTTATGAGTATTGCTTTAGATAGCATGCGAACTACAGCCGATGTCTATGCGGAATATACAAATGCTCCCGATGATTTTGATTTTTCTAAAACCGTGGTTCCAATGAAGCTTGCGCAGTATGGGGAAGAGCATTTGGTTTCGAGGTCCCAGGCAAAAAGATTGATAGCGCGATTTGATAGGTTTAAAAGGGTGGTGCTTAATTTTGATGGGGTGCAAGAAATTGGTCAGGCATTTGCGGATGAAATTTTCAGGGTTTATGCCAATGAGCACCCCGATGTCGAGTTGATACCAGAAAAGATGACTAAACAAGTTCAGGGTATGTGGTTGAGGGCTGTGGCTCCAAGAATTTAG
- a CDS encoding transglycosylase SLT domain-containing protein, with product MIKCLSADSSDLQLAQPLGAKAMKLFSYALSPVYRVLNGLLIVTVFMIVGLWLSGNGTQAGAFDMARILVPDEARQMVWQNGFGMLDQYQEETPKALDDKEITSVIYDKASAGSSSSLTSSRHQKVALLVPSVAHAQVKPISHLSDRIPASKIDPQALDSKLMTSIQNQRAVADFFEKKYKLDRAKIEEYVSNTVLIAKEVNIDPVLLLAVISVESNFNPLSKSHAGAEGLMQVMTTIHQDKYALYGGVSEAVKPEVNIRIGAYILKYLIATSGSLRNGLKYYVGAANAENDGGYTDKVMAERNRLISLCQPTSQSKLTLNGKDLRS from the coding sequence ATGATTAAATGTTTGTCTGCCGATTCGAGTGACTTGCAACTAGCCCAGCCCCTAGGCGCTAAGGCTATGAAGTTGTTCTCTTACGCGCTCTCACCAGTTTATCGGGTGCTCAATGGCTTATTGATCGTGACAGTGTTCATGATCGTGGGGCTCTGGCTCTCCGGCAATGGTACTCAAGCGGGTGCATTTGATATGGCTCGCATCTTGGTTCCAGATGAAGCTCGCCAGATGGTTTGGCAAAACGGATTTGGAATGCTCGATCAATACCAAGAAGAGACTCCAAAGGCTCTGGACGATAAAGAAATCACCAGCGTGATCTACGACAAGGCTTCAGCAGGCTCTAGCAGCAGCCTGACAAGCTCTAGGCACCAAAAAGTAGCCCTTCTAGTGCCATCAGTAGCCCACGCGCAGGTGAAGCCAATCTCTCACTTATCGGATCGCATCCCAGCATCAAAAATAGATCCACAGGCGCTAGATTCCAAATTAATGACATCGATTCAAAATCAACGCGCAGTAGCTGACTTCTTCGAGAAAAAGTACAAGCTGGACCGCGCCAAGATTGAAGAGTATGTATCTAATACTGTATTGATTGCAAAAGAAGTCAATATTGATCCAGTCCTATTACTCGCCGTGATCTCAGTGGAGTCTAATTTCAACCCGCTCAGTAAAAGTCATGCTGGCGCTGAGGGCTTGATGCAGGTGATGACTACAATTCACCAAGATAAATATGCCTTGTATGGCGGGGTTAGTGAAGCAGTTAAGCCAGAGGTGAATATTCGGATAGGCGCCTACATCCTGAAGTATTTGATAGCGACCAGTGGCTCATTACGTAATGGCTTGAAATACTATGTTGGTGCGGCAAATGCAGAAAATGACGGCGGCTACACTGATAAAGTGATGGCTGAGAGAAATCGTTTGATTAGTTTGTGCCAGCCAACGTCGCAAAGTAAATTAACTTTGAATGGTAAAGATTTGCGTTCATAG
- a CDS encoding FKBP-type peptidyl-prolyl cis-trans isomerase codes for MSELQKIDTVVGDGAEAVAGNDVDVHYTGWLFDENAPDHKGQKFDSSLDRGQLFSFPLGAGHVIKGWDQGVQGMKIGGKRTLIIPSEMGYGPRGAGGVIPPNATLVFDVELHGVS; via the coding sequence GTGAGCGAACTGCAAAAAATAGATACTGTTGTTGGTGATGGCGCGGAAGCCGTTGCCGGCAATGATGTGGACGTACATTACACCGGCTGGTTATTTGATGAGAATGCACCAGATCACAAAGGGCAGAAGTTTGATAGCTCCCTTGATCGCGGCCAATTATTCAGCTTTCCTTTAGGTGCTGGCCATGTCATTAAGGGCTGGGACCAGGGTGTTCAAGGCATGAAAATCGGCGGTAAACGCACCCTGATCATCCCTTCAGAAATGGGTTATGGGCCACGCGGTGCTGGTGGTGTGATTCCCCCAAATGCGACGCTGGTATTTGATGTAGAGCTACACGGAGTCAGTTAA